A region of Streptomyces sp. R44 DNA encodes the following proteins:
- a CDS encoding nitrate- and nitrite sensing domain-containing protein: protein MRTPRKNKDAEAATPPPAAARGRRAHAGPPADEPGERTPEASPTTGRTGHAGTSAPGSGTHPAGPFVSGDSGTAVHPARPFVTGDAGTAARASQRPQDSAGPHASDAPQVRPSFQGLRPRTVRAKIVSLLMVPVVSLLALWGFATVSTAQDVARLRQLQRVDAEIREPVTAALAALQAERRAAVRQVAAPGAARAAELKDRVRRTDEAVDRLRLDGTHTVGDTGDLPGEVADRVSVFVGKVEGLARLRTAAADGRADWDQVYAAYTDTISAAFAVGGALSGIQDAEQGSDARVLLEFGRAGEMLSREDAVLTSAHLTGRLTADRLRAFSGAVETRRTLTASAAADLPAAERAAWVRLAAGDDHTRLTRAEDRVGAASPGRPAAQAVTSAEWDDTLAAVRGGLTAIENDARGAAAGRADPFAGGALSAGGAAVILGLAAVAASLVISVRIGRGLVVELVSLRNTALGIARRKLPAAMRRLRAGEEIDVQAEAPPGPVSHDEIGQVGEALTTVHRAALSAAVERAELASGISGVFVNLARRSQVLVHRQLNLLDSMERRADDPNELGDLFRLDHLTTRMRRHAESLIILSGAAPGRAWRMPVPLTNVVRAAVSEIEDYARVEVRRLPETAVVGGAVADLTHLLAELIENAAQFSPPHTKVRVSGEPVGNGYALEIEDRGLGMGKDTLAEANARIAQSEALDLFDSDRLGLFVVSRLSSRHDIRVHLRPSPYGGTTAVVLLPTDLLQGALPPGRGASASATGTPHADTPPAGTPRAGNPPPHMSGGPVVDGRTGEAPHHDNARAAREREEAHRAEARRFGRPQAPPPAPPAPITPALAGNPASPVATGRPVPQPSQGARPGNLPQQTGGSRPSNPPQPPTPARPQPLARPTAVPALGARPEPGPGPAPAPAGVTELRRRGPSVPPPVPPPSRERPPAAPAGEGATGRGESGVAAGSAGSAGSAGSAGSAGSAGSAGSEVSEVSDVSGLSEGELPRRVRQASLVPQLREAPAPQPVPVPVAPGTDARTPEQVRDRMTAYRDGWQRGGGAAPGVRRPLGTGFATDTRQDQGHGTAPLDPRSQGDDA, encoded by the coding sequence ATGCGAACTCCCCGCAAGAACAAGGACGCCGAGGCGGCCACGCCGCCACCGGCGGCCGCGCGCGGGCGGCGCGCACACGCAGGTCCGCCCGCCGACGAGCCGGGGGAGCGAACCCCGGAGGCCTCGCCGACGACGGGCCGGACGGGCCACGCGGGCACGTCGGCGCCGGGAAGCGGCACCCACCCCGCCGGTCCGTTCGTATCCGGAGACTCCGGCACCGCCGTCCACCCCGCCCGTCCGTTCGTGACCGGAGACGCCGGCACCGCCGCCCGGGCCTCCCAGCGGCCCCAGGACTCCGCAGGACCGCACGCGTCCGACGCGCCACAGGTCCGTCCCTCGTTCCAGGGGCTGCGCCCTCGTACGGTCCGCGCCAAGATCGTCTCGCTCCTGATGGTCCCGGTCGTCTCCCTCCTCGCCCTCTGGGGCTTCGCCACCGTCAGCACCGCGCAGGACGTGGCCCGCCTCCGCCAGCTCCAGCGCGTCGACGCAGAGATCCGGGAGCCCGTCACGGCCGCCCTCGCCGCGCTCCAGGCCGAACGGCGCGCCGCCGTACGGCAGGTCGCGGCGCCCGGAGCCGCCCGGGCCGCCGAGCTCAAGGACCGCGTCCGCCGTACGGACGAGGCCGTCGACCGGCTCCGTCTGGACGGCACCCACACCGTCGGCGACACCGGAGACCTCCCCGGCGAGGTCGCCGACCGGGTGAGCGTCTTCGTCGGCAAGGTCGAGGGCCTCGCCCGGCTCCGTACCGCCGCGGCCGACGGGCGTGCCGACTGGGACCAGGTCTACGCCGCGTACACGGACACCATCTCCGCCGCCTTCGCGGTCGGCGGCGCCCTCAGCGGCATCCAGGACGCCGAGCAGGGGTCCGACGCGCGCGTACTCCTCGAATTCGGCCGGGCCGGCGAGATGCTGTCCCGCGAGGACGCCGTCCTCACCTCCGCCCACCTCACCGGCCGGCTCACCGCGGACCGGCTCCGTGCCTTCTCCGGGGCCGTCGAGACCCGGCGTACCCTCACCGCCTCGGCCGCCGCCGACCTGCCCGCCGCCGAACGCGCCGCGTGGGTCCGGCTCGCCGCCGGCGACGACCACACCCGGCTCACCCGGGCCGAGGACCGGGTCGGCGCCGCGAGCCCGGGCCGCCCCGCAGCCCAGGCCGTCACCTCCGCCGAGTGGGACGACACCCTCGCCGCCGTACGCGGCGGACTCACCGCGATCGAGAACGACGCGCGCGGTGCGGCGGCCGGCCGCGCCGACCCCTTCGCCGGCGGTGCCCTCAGCGCGGGCGGCGCGGCGGTCATCCTCGGCCTCGCCGCCGTCGCCGCCTCGCTCGTCATCTCCGTACGCATCGGCCGCGGCCTCGTCGTCGAGCTCGTCAGCCTCCGCAACACCGCCCTCGGCATCGCGCGCCGCAAACTCCCTGCCGCCATGCGCCGGCTCCGCGCCGGCGAGGAGATCGACGTCCAGGCCGAGGCCCCGCCCGGGCCCGTCTCCCACGACGAGATCGGCCAGGTCGGCGAGGCCCTCACCACCGTCCACCGCGCGGCGCTCTCGGCGGCCGTCGAACGCGCCGAACTCGCCAGCGGCATCTCCGGGGTCTTCGTCAACCTCGCCCGCCGCAGCCAGGTCCTGGTCCACCGCCAGCTCAACCTCCTGGACAGCATGGAACGGCGCGCCGACGACCCCAACGAACTCGGCGACCTCTTCCGGCTCGACCACCTCACCACCCGCATGCGACGCCACGCCGAGAGCCTGATCATCCTCTCCGGAGCCGCCCCCGGTCGCGCCTGGCGCATGCCCGTTCCCCTCACCAACGTCGTCCGCGCCGCCGTCTCCGAGATCGAGGACTACGCGCGCGTGGAGGTACGCCGGCTCCCCGAGACGGCCGTCGTCGGCGGAGCCGTCGCCGACCTCACCCACCTCCTCGCCGAACTCATCGAGAACGCCGCCCAGTTCTCCCCGCCCCACACCAAGGTGCGGGTCAGCGGCGAACCCGTCGGAAACGGCTATGCCCTGGAGATCGAGGACCGGGGGCTCGGCATGGGCAAGGACACCCTCGCCGAGGCGAACGCCCGCATCGCCCAGTCCGAGGCCCTCGACCTCTTCGACAGCGACCGGCTCGGCCTCTTCGTCGTCAGCCGCCTCTCCTCCCGCCACGACATCAGGGTCCACCTGCGGCCCTCCCCCTACGGCGGCACGACAGCCGTCGTCCTGCTCCCGACCGACCTCCTCCAGGGCGCCCTGCCGCCGGGCCGCGGCGCGTCGGCGAGCGCTACCGGCACCCCTCACGCCGACACCCCTCCCGCCGGAACCCCGCGCGCGGGGAACCCTCCTCCGCACATGTCGGGCGGTCCGGTCGTCGACGGCAGGACCGGCGAGGCCCCGCACCACGACAACGCGCGCGCCGCCCGGGAACGTGAGGAGGCGCACCGCGCGGAGGCCCGCCGCTTCGGCCGGCCCCAGGCACCGCCGCCGGCCCCACCTGCCCCGATCACTCCCGCGCTCGCGGGGAATCCGGCCTCGCCCGTCGCCACCGGACGCCCGGTCCCCCAGCCGTCGCAGGGCGCGCGGCCCGGGAACCTGCCCCAGCAGACGGGCGGATCCCGCCCGTCGAACCCTCCGCAGCCCCCGACGCCCGCCCGCCCGCAGCCGTTGGCGCGCCCGACCGCCGTCCCCGCGCTCGGGGCACGGCCGGAGCCCGGCCCCGGCCCCGCTCCGGCACCCGCCGGCGTCACCGAACTGCGCCGCCGCGGGCCCTCCGTACCACCGCCCGTGCCGCCGCCCTCCCGGGAGCGGCCGCCTGCCGCACCGGCCGGCGAAGGGGCCACAGGTCGCGGTGAATCCGGGGTCGCTGCGGGTTCCGCGGGCTCCGCGGGCTCCGCGGGCTCCGCGGGCTCCGCGGGCTCCGCGGGCTCCGCGGGCTCTGAGGTCTCCGAGGTCTCCGACGTCTCTGGGCTCTCCGAGGGCGAACTGCCCCGTCGCGTACGGCAGGCGAGCCTCGTTCCGCAGCTGCGTGAAGCACCGGCCCCGCAGCCGGTGCCCGTACCGGTCGCACCCGGCACCGACGCACGGACACCGGAACAGGTCCGGGACCGCATGACGGCGTACCGGGACGGCTGGCAGCGGGGCGGTGGCGCCGCCCCGGGTGTCAGACGACCCCTCGGTACGGGCTTCGCCACCGACACGCGCCAGGACCAAGGCCACGGCACCGCCCCTCTCGACCCTCGCTCCCAAGGAGACGACGCATGA
- a CDS encoding roadblock/LC7 domain-containing protein: MIDHERISYHRSGELDWLLDDLVMRVREVRHTVVLSNDGLAVGASNGLSREDAEHLAAIASGFHSLAKGAGRQFHTGGVRQTMVEMDDGFLFVAAAGDGSCLAVLSSVSADIGLIAYEMARLVKRVGEHLHTPPRLTVTPPAAG, translated from the coding sequence ATGATCGACCACGAGCGGATCTCGTACCACCGGTCCGGCGAACTGGACTGGCTCCTCGACGACCTCGTCATGCGGGTCCGCGAGGTCCGCCACACCGTGGTGCTCTCGAACGACGGACTCGCCGTGGGCGCCTCCAACGGACTCAGCCGTGAGGACGCCGAGCACCTGGCCGCCATCGCCTCCGGCTTCCACAGCCTCGCCAAGGGCGCCGGACGCCAGTTCCACACCGGCGGAGTCCGCCAGACCATGGTCGAGATGGACGACGGCTTCCTCTTCGTCGCCGCGGCGGGAGACGGCTCCTGCCTCGCCGTCCTCAGCTCCGTGAGCGCCGACATCGGCCTCATCGCCTACGAGATGGCCCGCCTCGTGAAGCGCGTCGGCGAGCACCTGCACACCCCGCCACGCCTCACGGTGACCCCACCGGCCGCCGGCTGA
- a CDS encoding DUF742 domain-containing protein, which produces MNDDSTGADPTVPGSQWYDADAGPLVRPYAMTGGRTKPGPSNVRFDLIALVVVDDEPPGPAEEALLGPEHRSLLTLCRAETQSVAELAADADLPVGVVRVLLGDLLESGFVRVSRPVPPAQLPDERILREVIDGLRAL; this is translated from the coding sequence ATGAACGACGACAGCACCGGCGCCGACCCGACCGTGCCGGGCAGTCAGTGGTACGACGCCGACGCGGGACCGCTCGTACGCCCGTACGCGATGACCGGCGGACGGACCAAACCGGGCCCCAGCAACGTACGGTTCGACCTCATCGCCCTCGTCGTCGTGGACGACGAGCCGCCCGGACCGGCCGAGGAAGCGCTCCTCGGCCCCGAGCACCGGTCCCTGCTCACCCTGTGCCGGGCCGAGACCCAGTCGGTCGCCGAACTCGCCGCGGACGCCGACCTGCCCGTCGGCGTCGTCCGGGTCCTCCTCGGCGACCTCCTCGAATCGGGCTTCGTGCGCGTCAGCCGGCCCGTACCCCCCGCACAGCTCCCCGACGAAAGAATCCTGAGGGAAGTAATCGATGGCCTACGAGCGCTCTGA
- a CDS encoding ATP/GTP-binding protein, which yields MAYERSESTGAEDGADTTALALKILVAGGFGVGKTTLVGAVSEIRPLRTEEQLSRAGELVDDTGGVDQKTTTTVAMDFGRITIRSGLSLYLFGTPGQDRFWFLWDELSQGALGAVVLADTRRLEDCFPAVDYFEHRKIPFVVAVNCFTGARTYGAHDVSRALDLDRGTPVVLCDARDRDSGKEVLIRLVEYAGRMHTARLLDSVG from the coding sequence ATGGCCTACGAGCGCTCTGAGAGCACCGGCGCCGAGGACGGCGCGGACACCACCGCCCTCGCCCTGAAGATCCTGGTCGCCGGCGGATTCGGCGTGGGCAAGACCACCCTCGTCGGCGCGGTCAGCGAGATCCGGCCCCTGCGCACCGAGGAACAGCTCAGCAGGGCCGGCGAACTGGTCGACGACACGGGGGGCGTCGACCAGAAGACCACCACGACCGTCGCCATGGACTTCGGCCGCATCACGATCCGCTCCGGGCTCTCCCTCTACCTCTTCGGCACGCCCGGACAGGACCGGTTCTGGTTCCTGTGGGACGAGCTCTCGCAGGGCGCCCTGGGAGCCGTCGTCCTCGCCGACACCCGGCGCCTGGAGGACTGCTTCCCGGCGGTCGACTACTTCGAGCACCGGAAGATCCCGTTCGTGGTCGCGGTCAACTGCTTCACGGGCGCGCGTACGTACGGGGCGCACGACGTGTCCCGGGCCCTCGACCTGGACCGCGGCACGCCCGTCGTCCTGTGCGACGCGCGCGACCGCGATTCGGGAAAGGAAGTGCTGATCCGGCTGGTCGAGTACGCGGGGCGGATGCACACCGCCCGGCTCCTGGACTCGGTCGGCTGA
- a CDS encoding PPOX class F420-dependent oxidoreductase: MTRMTEEQWRAFVSEGTRTGKLATVRDDGSPHVVPVWFVLDGDDVVFNTGKDTVKGRNLARDGRVSLCVDDDTPPFAYVSIRGRAELSEELGELRRWAARIGGRYMGADRAEEFGERNAVPGELLVRVRIEKVIAEAGIAD, from the coding sequence ATGACGAGAATGACCGAGGAACAGTGGCGGGCTTTCGTGTCCGAGGGGACCCGTACGGGCAAGCTGGCGACGGTGCGCGACGACGGCAGTCCGCACGTCGTCCCCGTCTGGTTCGTGCTCGACGGGGACGACGTGGTGTTCAACACGGGCAAGGACACGGTGAAGGGCCGCAACCTCGCCCGCGACGGCCGGGTGTCCCTCTGCGTCGACGACGACACCCCGCCCTTCGCCTATGTGTCGATCCGCGGTCGGGCCGAACTCAGTGAGGAACTGGGCGAGTTGCGTCGCTGGGCCGCCCGGATCGGCGGCCGCTACATGGGGGCGGACCGGGCGGAGGAGTTCGGGGAGCGCAACGCGGTCCCCGGCGAGCTCCTCGTCCGGGTGCGGATCGAGAAGGTGATCGCCGAGGCCGGCATCGCCGACTGA
- a CDS encoding roadblock/LC7 domain-containing protein, giving the protein MALDKGLDWLLDDLTQRVGYIRHALVLSNDGLVTGASSGLVREDAEHLAAVSSGLHSLARGSGRHFRAGRARQTMVEFDDALLFVTAAGEGSCLCVLSAAEADVGQVAYEMTLLVNRVGEHLGVAARQPGIPDGGVI; this is encoded by the coding sequence ATGGCATTGGACAAGGGACTGGACTGGCTCCTGGACGACCTGACCCAGCGGGTCGGATACATACGGCACGCGCTGGTGCTGTCCAACGACGGTCTGGTGACGGGCGCGAGCAGCGGACTCGTCCGCGAGGACGCCGAGCACCTTGCGGCCGTCTCCTCCGGACTGCACAGCCTCGCCCGGGGCTCGGGCCGGCACTTCCGAGCGGGCAGGGCGCGGCAGACGATGGTGGAGTTCGACGATGCGCTGCTCTTCGTGACGGCGGCCGGCGAGGGCAGCTGCCTGTGCGTCCTGAGCGCGGCCGAGGCGGACGTCGGTCAGGTGGCGTACGAGATGACGCTGCTGGTCAACCGGGTCGGCGAACACCTCGGCGTGGCCGCGCGGCAGCCCGGAATCCCGGACGGCGGCGTCATCTGA
- a CDS encoding DUF6397 family protein, which translates to MTVDEGARTVTPGRAALELELRRDEFRLAVQLGLVRTVPAGEGERRRVERCELDRLRAAPDFPAGLRERVRAVGTGEAAVLLGITADRFTRLARTGHVSPVRFSLNRYRAVVWMYLAQEVAEFGLTRPDLLTGRLPLELRARLAAHEDRRARNWRARRLALLLRATEDPWARAAAIASLLDPVQVAEVVDDPYERTHLDRLRPPPPPGMPVPPVARELAERLTLADDPDEILWHRLSLALALDEARAERQAPHPGDAGAASRVREALGRPWAPLKGPAPRAEAPGAPVGAVGIPAPWSSAVPVRVREAPVVRASGVLVRGVEAPAVRIPAGVVTEAPEPGVREPAVPEAGQLVRAVPDAGGAGPGDRSAVVGRPPGRPRRSGLFERFRRGRAAGAARPRRRRRPVDWPCGAAPACGRGGGPRGWAHAAGACRGSVPGGRRHVRTLAQDRSAGRAVRRGGA; encoded by the coding sequence ATGACGGTGGACGAAGGAGCGCGCACGGTGACACCGGGGCGGGCCGCGCTGGAACTGGAGCTGAGGCGCGACGAGTTCCGGCTCGCGGTCCAGCTCGGCCTGGTGAGGACGGTGCCGGCCGGCGAGGGAGAGCGGCGGCGGGTCGAGCGATGCGAGCTCGACCGGCTCAGGGCCGCCCCGGACTTTCCCGCAGGCCTGCGCGAGCGGGTGCGCGCGGTCGGTACGGGGGAGGCCGCCGTCCTCCTCGGGATCACGGCCGACCGGTTCACCCGGCTGGCCCGGACGGGGCACGTCAGTCCGGTGCGGTTCTCGCTGAACCGCTACCGGGCCGTGGTCTGGATGTATCTGGCGCAGGAGGTCGCCGAGTTCGGGCTCACGCGCCCGGACCTCCTCACGGGGCGGCTGCCGCTGGAGCTCCGTGCGCGTCTGGCCGCGCACGAGGACCGGCGGGCCAGGAACTGGCGGGCGCGGCGGCTCGCCCTGCTGCTCCGTGCCACCGAGGACCCGTGGGCACGGGCAGCCGCCATCGCGTCGCTGCTCGACCCGGTCCAGGTGGCCGAGGTCGTCGACGATCCTTATGAGCGCACGCACCTCGACCGATTGCGCCCGCCTCCGCCGCCGGGGATGCCCGTGCCGCCGGTCGCGCGCGAGCTCGCCGAACGGCTGACCCTGGCCGACGACCCGGACGAGATCCTCTGGCACCGCCTGAGCCTGGCCCTGGCCCTGGACGAAGCCCGCGCGGAGCGTCAGGCGCCGCATCCCGGGGATGCGGGAGCCGCTTCGCGGGTACGGGAGGCGTTGGGGAGGCCATGGGCGCCGCTGAAGGGGCCGGCTCCGAGGGCGGAGGCGCCCGGGGCGCCGGTCGGCGCTGTGGGGATTCCGGCGCCGTGGAGTTCGGCGGTGCCGGTTCGTGTGAGGGAGGCTCCGGTCGTTCGGGCTTCTGGGGTGCTGGTTCGCGGGGTAGAGGCTCCGGCGGTACGGATTCCCGCCGGGGTGGTTACCGAGGCGCCGGAACCTGGGGTGCGGGAACCCGCGGTGCCGGAGGCCGGGCAGCTGGTGCGCGCCGTGCCGGACGCTGGCGGAGCAGGTCCGGGCGATCGGTCGGCGGTGGTCGGCCGGCCGCCGGGGCGGCCCAGGCGGAGCGGGCTGTTCGAGCGTTTCCGGCGCGGGAGGGCGGCGGGTGCGGCGCGGCCCCGGCGGCGGAGGCGGCCGGTGGACTGGCCGTGCGGGGCCGCTCCGGCGTGCGGTCGGGGCGGCGGGCCGAGAGGATGGGCCCATGCTGCTGGCGCGTGTCGCGGAAGTGTCCCGGGAGGTCGCCGCCACGTCCGCACGCTCGCGCAAGATCGCTCTGCTGGGCGAGCTGTTCGCCGAGGCGGGGCCTGA